The Tenrec ecaudatus isolate mTenEca1 chromosome 4, mTenEca1.hap1, whole genome shotgun sequence region CAGTCATATGCCATGCCCATGATCATtcatatgtttgagcctattattgcagccactgtagcgatccatcttgtccagggtcttcttcctcttttttgctgtgtctctactttcccaaacatgatgttttctttccagggactgatgtctcctgatcacatgtccaaagtacatgagatgaagtctcaccattctcgcctctaaggaacattctggttgtacatcttccaagacagatttgtttgttcttttagcagtccatggtactctcagcattcttctccagcacaatttaaATGcgccaatttttcttcagtctcacTCAACGTctaacttcacatgcatatgaggcaactttgaataccatggcttgggtcaggagcaccttagtcctcaaagtaaccactTTGCTTCTCAAGAgtttaacgaggtcttgtgcagatttactccCCATGCAACTtgactttgatctcttgatgtctgcttccatgagcactgattatggatccaagaagaTATCcttaacttcagtcttttcttaaTTTATGACAATGTTACCTACTggctcagttgtgaggaatttttccctttacattgagttatgatccacactgaaggctgcaatccttgctcttcatcagcaagtgcttcaagtccttctccctTCCAGCAAGCGAGCCGTGTCATTTACAGatcagtttgttaataagcctccctccaatcctgatgccaccttcttcatataatattaCCTGATGATTTacacagcatacagatggaataagtatggtggaaggatacaaccctactgcacacttttcttgattttaaactatgcacgaTGTCCTTGTTCTCTTCCCCAAACTGATCCATACAcagcttccacatgagcacagagtCGAATGCCTTCACAGAGTCGATAAAACTCAAGTAAATGAAACTGGCAAGCATCTCATGAGAAGGATCACGTCGGAAAACACTACAATAAGTTAATCATATGACAACGATTCTGTCAGACCAATGTTATAAAAGAAATATGAAGTACAGTCTCATataaaaagaaacagactttgagagTTGAGGAGCAAAATAAAAGACACATGccattttaaaaaaacagcagTAATAACATTGTATCACTATAAAATTGATACTTTCCCTGGTATCAGAGTAAAGCCTTTCATTTTAGAGTCAGACTTTCTGTTGTGCAGATTTAAAATATCAAACTCCACTGGCCCCTACACCTGCTCCTGCCAACATCCCAATCCTTGGCCTTTGTTTTAAAACCCTTTGAAGACCCTCCGCTTTGCAAACACTCATATTGGGATGTTTAAATGCAGAGTCTGGACAAAAGTGTTCTCAGGCCTTTGACAATGGTGAGGAAAATATAGGAACTTCTATTTCCCAAGGGATGAAAACAAGAATCAAGCCTGGGCCTCGTGACAGGTGGGAGACTGCGAGGAGGTGGGAGGAGCAGTAGTGGATGGCTCAGAGGGAGGGCTGGGCAACCCGTGCAGAGAACTCTGCACTGCTTCAGCGAGGCCAGCAACCTAATGCATTTGGTTCCCACATTTGATCAGCCCAGGTGCAGACAGGGTGGCAGGAGAGCTGGGCTTGGACGTGCTGTTTGCAGGGCACTACGTGACCTGGTCAATGTGAGCCTGGGCCACAAGACCATTATATCCACATGTCCTCGGCGAGGACCATTCATAGAACGCAGACCAGACGCTGTTGTAATGGTGACGTCAGCAGGCGTTTATTACACACAGAGTAACAAATCAGGTGTGAGCAAACTAGCACACGGCATCAGCAGCCGAGATCTCATGGAGTCAGGTCTCATCCACAAGACAAGGCCaactcacacccacaccccagGTCATATGTGGGAACAGAGCCCAGTTCCCTCCGGGATTAAATACTATCAGCCAGCCATGTCTGTGCACCAACAGCATGAGCAGAGGAGGGCTAAGGGAAGCACTGAGGAAAAATGCTCGGCAATGGGCCTCTTATCCCTGTTCACAGTGGACAATCTTTGCTTGACCCGAGGGCAGCGGAGACAGCCTGGCTGCCAGACCTCTGGCTTTCTTCAGAGGCAAGCATCCCACCTAAGGCACTCTCTTTGCTCTCTACCTGTACCTACATACCTGGAGTGGTACAATCTACAGTTCAAAGCGCCTGCACACCCACTGGGTGGAACCAGAGGATTGAGAGGCTGGGAGTCTGCACAGAGGCCAGGAGTGTAGATGGCCAGGCTACAGGGAGCCTCAGCTTGTAATGGCAGGGCAGACCATCCTCTCAATGACAGGAGAAGCATGTGAAGTGGCTGAGGAGGAAAATGACTGCGTTCAGATAAATAAGGaggtggaaagaactcaagaggcTTTGGGTCTTTAGTCCAGATGTGATATGGCAGGTGACAAGGAGGGTGGTAAGTAAGGTGGAAGGGTCACTCTCCTGGGATTGAGGGGCTGATACTGGTGCTAAGAACCACAGTGGCCTTCTGAGGCAAAGTCCTTCTGGCTGGCTGGGCCCCAGAGCAAGGTCCTCATAGTAGTAGTGTCACTAGGAAGCTGAGTGACCGGTCAAGGCCAAGCAGGGCACTGGCTGGAGACCTGTCCTCAGTGTCCCACAGGAAGACATGTGAGCTTGGGTCTGGCTGTGTTTgagaggggtgggaaggggaacaCGTGGTGGCGGGGCACAACCCACCTGAGTGGGTGGAGAGACTGAGAGGGCAGGGGGATGTTCACACAGAAGCTGGGGAGTTTCTGGTGGAGCAGTGCTCTCTGCAGTGGCCCGGCTTCCCTCCATCAGAGGAGCTCCCCACAAGGAAACGTGTCCATGCTTGAGTTTCAGCTCCTTTATCCTACCCCGGGGCCCAGGCTGGGCAGAGAGTGGTCTGTCTCCGTGGGGACAGAGGGTCCCACATCTGAGTCTAACCTACTCTGGGCCCCTCAGGCCACTCATGGGGAGGGGCTGCCCTCAAAAGGAGGGTGTCTTCCACAGGCTGACCAGTTGCTGTGCCTCATGGTCGTCACGTCAGCCAGGCTGTCCATCCAGTCCCGAAGCCCGCTCCTCACGTCCTCGCCCTCGACAGTAGGTAGGAGAGGATGAAGAAGGCCACGAGCAAGGCCAGGGCCACACCACACAGAAGCCTCCGGTTGTCACGCCCAGACCGTGCCATCGTCGAGAAGCGCTTCACACTGCCAGTGAGCAGGCCCGTCACACTCGAGAAATCGGAGTCCTGGAGGGAGCTGCCCGTCACGGGAGGCCAGGAAGAGGGAGCAGGGGTGGGGACAAGGGTGAGGGGCAGGGATGGAAGGTAGGGGACAGAGTTGAACATAGGGAAGCAGGATCAGAGGTATGGGGATCAGAGATGACTACagagggggggcagggggcaaCTGCGCCAGGGGAGGCTGTGGGCCCCTACCACGCTGTCCAGGTAGCGGTTCTGGTCCTCTGCATCCCTGTCGATGTCCAGGGCCAACTGCTCAGGGAAGAGAGAGCAGGTTCAGGCCAGGGTCAGAGTCCCAGGTAGTCCCCACCCTCCTGTGAGACCAGCCACCTTTCCATACACAGATGCTACCAGCAAGACCAGGTGTCAATCAGGATTAGCATGGCAGATGAGTGTGGATGAGATGAGGGCAGTACACTGCCTGGAACCCATTCCCAGCTGGTTGTGcccctcctccctctgccccctaGTCCAAAGGCACAGACCGACTTGAGGCGAGTGACTTTGGAGGCCAGGTGGTCTGCCAGCCGCTTGTTTTCCACGTCCAGAAGCTCGTCCACGGCCCCAGGGCTCTGAGCTGGAGAGAAAGAGACTGCAGCATCTATGGATGTCTGGAGCCCAGAGTTCAGGGAGTGGGCCCTCGGGCCAACCTCCTGGGCCCTTTCCCTGTGTCCTGCGGAGCAGGTGCAATCCAGTCTACGTTAGCTCATAGGGCACTGCACACATGTCTCCGTTCAGTGTCCACCAGGTGGGATGCATTAGGGTGGCCCAAGGGCACTATGGGGCAGGCTTGTCCAATCAGTCAAAGGATGGGCAACACCCGGGGGCTCCTTAAAGGGTCAGCAGGTGCCCATGTCCACCAGACATGAAGGGTAACCTGGGTCATCTCCCATGAGGGTGGCGGCGAGCCGGTGACAGGTGACCCCACAGGTAGGACCCCACACACTGGGTCCACCCACATAGCGACCAGGaaacgccccacccccacccacatcaGCAACGTCCGTGTGACCCTCTGAGCGGGGAGACGGGGAGCCAGCGCGCCAGGGGTCTGCGTCCACGACTCCTCACTCATCGACAGCCGACCCCGCTTCACCAAAGCGGGCAAGGAACGCCGGGAGCAGACGGCCGAGAGCGGTCCCAGTGCACCGCTCCCGCGGGAGCGTCTCGGGGGCGGCGGCGGGACCCTCAGCGCCCGAGTCCCGCCTCGCGCGGCCCCGAAGGACCCGTAGCACCTCTCTGCCCGCCACGGCGCGCCCTTCCCGCGCTGACACCTCGGTTCTGGCCCCCGCCCTCACCTCGAGTCCAATCCGCCATCGTGCGCGGTTCCGGTGAGGTCGCCGACCTTAGTTCAGCAGCCGCCACCACTGCCTGCACGGACGTGGCTGCGCTTCCGGCCCCGCCCGCCGCAAGACCCGCCCCTTCCGCGATCGACTGGCGCAACTTCCGGCTGCGGATTGTGACCACGGCGGAAGTTTGGgacaatgaaaggggaagtgactTGAAGTTCATTTTATGGggcagctgtgagttggaatgattTGATGGCCCCGAGTCGGTTTTTGCTTCGTTTCTATAGATTGGGCTCCGACTCATAGCCGTCCCATGGACAGCGGAATAAAGCACTGCCCACTGCCcgcccctgccccatcctcacaagtgtcctatttgagtccattgttacagctgcGGTGTCGATGCATTTCCTTGATAGagatcctctttttcaccgcttctctaccaagcataatgtgcttttgcagggactagtctctcctgaaaacatgtacaAAATAGAttaaacaaaatcttgcaatattcACTTCAAAGGACCATTCAGGTTCTGTTTCATCCAAGATagattttgttggtttttctattccctccccgcccccccgcccccaacaccaTCATAGAAAGCATCGACTCTCCCATCGGTCTTttggtccaactttcccatgcacgaggcaattgaaaatacggtGACTGGGTCAGGTGTAActcaatcctcaaagtgacatccctgcAGCAGATCTACGCAGTGTGATACATTGTTCTATTTCTTGACTACtgtctccatgagcattgattgtaaagGCAAGCAGTGAAAtattgacttcaatcttttctccatttatcatgatgttggttATTGGTTATTGCTATTGGTTCAGTggttaggatttttgttttccttacatggAATTGCAATCATAATAAAATCTGCAGCCTTAGATTGGTATTCAGCAACGTTGTATCACCGGCATGTCTAAGGTTGTTATTAATAAGCCTACCACAAGTCCTGACTCTGctatattcttcatataattcagcttctcaaaTTAGTTTCTCTCTATCTATTGTGTATATATAGAGAATGTATATCATActcaaaagtatatatatatatatataatttgactatgatgaaaagataaaaccctaacacacacctttcctgatttcaagccacacagtattcccatgttctgttcaaatgactgcctcttggtctctgtaCAATGTTCTGGatatcccattcttcttaaggttatccatagcTTTTTATAAAGTACAGCTGTTGTTCCACAAATTCAAAATCAATGCCACTCAGTCAATtcagactgatagtgaccctaaggggtagaactgctcctgtgagtttccaagactgtaattctttatgagagtagaaaacctcacctttatccgtaagagcagctggtggctagcactgaccttgcagttagcagcccaacaagtagtgGCTATGCcaccaggtgccatcaagtcatttctaactcacagtgactctatatgcAACAACAAAACCCTGCCGAGTCCAGTGCCCTCCTCGTAACTGCCCTTATGTGTGAGCCAGGTGTTGCCCTTATTGTGTCAATATACCTTGTCAAGggtattcctctttttctctgcccctcttctccagggactagtctctcctaataaAGTGTCCAAAGCtcacgagatgaagtctctccatacttgcctctatggagcattctggctgtacttcatccaagatagatttgtttgttcttttgaaagtccatggtattttcaatatattttttactagcacaatcattcaaatgtatcttcttccttcctctatgtccaactttcacatgcatgtggggCCCGTCTTAGGCCTCAAAGGAATATCCGTgcatttcaatactttaaagaggtattgtgcagcagatttatccaaagtACTGCATTGTGtggtctcctgactgctgcttccattagccCTGatagtgggtccaagcaagatgaaacccttgacattCTTCTCTAAtcatcgtgatgttacctactggtccagttttgagaattttttattcattgagttataatccatagtgaagactgcaatccttaatcttcatcagcaagtgcttcaagtcctcctcactttcagcaagtgaggttgtgtcatctgcatacttgaGGTTaatagccttcttccaatcctgatgctgaagtcttcttcatataacagaaattgtctaattatttgctcacgtGGAAACTGAAGTAGGATGAGGGTACAACCCGGATGCACTATAGTGTTTTATTCCATGTAGATGCATTGTTttacaccatgcagtattccctcacTCTGTTCAAATTACTATGATTCATGGACAGATCCTacaggagcacagtgaagtgtttggggattcccattcttcttaagtttATTCATAGTTTCCTATGATCCACATAGCTGAGTGCTTTTGCAtaagcaataaaacacaagcaaatattcTGGTagcttctgctttcagtcaaaagccacctgacatcagcaatgatatcccttattccacatcctcttctgaatccagctagattttagacagctccctgtcaatgtactgccatgaccattgttgaatgatcttcagcaaaatgttgtgatatcaatatttttctatagtttgagcattctgttgggtcactttcctttggaatgggtacaaaaacAGATGCCTTCCTATcacttggccaaatagctgtcttaaaaattccctggcataggtgaataagtgcttccagtgtttcaccagcttgttgaaacattccaattgtattccatcagttcctggagacttGATTTTGGCCAATGCCAAcacgcagcttggacttcttccttcagtaccactggttcttgctcacagaCTACCCCTTGAAATGGGTGAATCTTATTGGTACCGTGTCTCTTTGTATGctttccatcttttgatgcttcctgcgtcattcaaaTTTTGTCCATGGAAATTTTcagtattacaactcaaggcttgaatttttctttttggttttctaactttagggcttttcacatttcattataatcatttgtcttctcgagttgcccttttgaagttttctgttcagttcttcaacttcatattttttttccatttgccttggctactctacaattagaagcaagcttcagagtctcttctgacatccactttcatctgtttttcttatcttttaaatgacgtttagctttcttcatgtatgatgatcttgatgtcctcccacagctcattaggtctcctgtcattagtgtgcaaagtattaaatctgttcttgagaagttctcgaaattcaggtgggatagcctcaaggtcatattttggctcttgtgggatTGTCTTGCTTCAGCTTCCAGTTAAGGTTACTTTTGAGCAGGTGGTGGTCTGTTTCACACTCAGCCTCTGGCTTAGTTGTAGGTGCTGATGTGGAGCTTCtttgtcatctcttcccacagatgtcgtcCACTTGATCTCTGTGTGTGCCAGCTGGGAAAGTCCACACGCAGAGTAGTTTTTGTGTTGCAATACACAAATCctcggtcttgcaaaattctctctgGGAATATGCAGCTTCTTTTCTACCACCGGAGCCATATTTTCTGaccctttcttctttgtttttaatgtttacaTTCCGGTTGCTAATAATTAATCAATGTATCTTCATTGCATGGTTCATCAATTTCAGATGAAAAACATTTATAAAATTCATTTCCTGTACCAGTAGCTTTATTGATTAATGCAGACATTGGAATAGTtacattgactggatttccttgtatgtggataGGTTTCATCTACCTCGAGAGaggttgaaatgtccttttttgataatgaatgcatTGCCTTCCTCTTTAATGtgtcttttctgattcaaaatggccaatacccattcatttcagttctttaatgcctgggatattgatctttatatgttccagttgatttttgacaacttccagttttcctacatttatatttgtacattccaagtttaaATTATTTATAGATGTTCACAGTTGCTCCTTCTCGTGTTGAGTtgttccccatcagcaaatgaatatcCTGAATATCCTCCATCCACATCTTtacggtcaactctactttgagaagtcaGGTCTTCCTCAGTCATAGTTTTAGTGCCTTCGGACCTTACAGGcccatcttgcactgtctgacaatgttctgttgctattcatgaggtagttttctgctgcttccatattttcagtggctaattcctctgacatGTGCTACCTATTTCTTCTTTGTaatgtttttagtctggaagcttttctgaaactggttcactttggatgatcctgctggaatttgaaacaccagtgacatagtttccagcatcacagcaatacacaagccatcCCAGTATGTCAAACTGACAGACCAGTGATGGAAAACCTATAGTAGGAACCAGTATTTCATGATTTTGAACCTTGTCAGTAACAAAGAGCTGAGACAGCTGGTTAAAGTACGAAAGCTGGAAATGGGAAATTCCCCTCCTTTATGTTGAAGCTCATTTGCACAGATAAATTGGTGTAGAgataaatgtgttagtctgggttgtctactgaaaaaagaaggaaaaacctAGTGAGTCATGtatgtatcagaaagagctttttatcaaggAGCAAATTCATATCGAGGTGCACAGCCCTGTCCCACTCAAGTCCGTGGGCCTGACACTAGCCTGAGCACTCTTCTAGACTCATAGAGCTGCAGGCAGATGATGCAGAAAGGTTCAGTGGGGTACAGGGAGACAGGCTGGAAGGTGCAGAGTCATATGGATCCAAGCTCAGTTAGAAGACAGTGggtgacagcttccagcatcgGATGGCTCAGATGGGTCAGCCACGGAATCCTAGAGAAGTGGATGATGAAGGGTGATGGACAGGAAGGtaccttctgtttttctcatagaAAGAGCCACCTCCTCA contains the following coding sequences:
- the BET1L gene encoding BET1-like protein, producing MADWTRAQSPGAVDELLDVENKRLADHLASKVTRLKSLALDIDRDAEDQNRYLDSVDSDFSSVTGLLTGSVKRFSTMARSGRDNRRLLCGVALALLVAFFILSYLLSRART